From Athene noctua chromosome 19, bAthNoc1.hap1.1, whole genome shotgun sequence, one genomic window encodes:
- the RFFL gene encoding E3 ubiquitin-protein ligase rififylin, translating to MWASCCNWFCLDGSPEEMQPQPQQGARAQAYSNPGYSSYPSPTASEQSCKACGVHFDNSSRKHICLDCKKNFCTSCSNQPEGGPLLCHLCLRFRATAFQREELIKMKVKDLRDYLALREISTELCREKEDLVFLILGQQPVITQEDQIRTNPFHTSASGQQDFVILPPTSIASSTSRDVSPVSADPISSSLAQEHQQANGYVPPSQVGMTGLENAAEAPTEEETQSTDSEDNLVQGRKASLSDLTSIGDINALSVRQLKEILARNFVNYKGCCEKWELLERVTRLYKEKDLQHLVADTDDQSGGAGLPGTEDNLCKICMDAPIDCVLLECGHMVTCTKCGKRMSECPICRQYVIRAVHVFKS from the exons ATGTGGGCAAGCTGTTGTAATTGGTTTTGTCTGGATGGCTCACCTGAAGAGATGCAGCCACAGCCACAGCAGGGAGCCAGAGCCCAAGCCTATTCCAACCCCGGGTACAGCTCCTACCCGTCTCCCACTGCTTCTGAACAGAGCTGCAAGGCGTGTGGGGTGCACTTCGACAACTCCTCTAGGAAG CACATCTGTTTGGACTGTAAGAAGAATTTTTGTACGTCCTGCTCAAACCAGCCTGAAGGTGGTCCTCTTCTCTGCCATCTCTGCCTGCGTTTCCGAGCCACAGCTTTTCAGCGGGAGGAGTTGATAAAGATGAAGGTGAAGGATCTGCGAGACTATTTGGCACTCCGTGAGATTTCCACAGAGTTGTGTCGTGAAAAGGAGGACCTGGTATTTCTGATTCTTGGCCAGCAGCCTGTAATTACCCAGGAAGATCAGATAAGAACAAATCCATTTCATACTAGTGCCTCTGGACAGCAAGACTTTGTGATTCTCCCACCAACCAGCATAGCATCTTCTACCTCACGTGATGTGTCTCCGGTGTCTGCAGATCCCATCTCAAGTTCACTAGCTCAGGAACATCAACAG GCAAATGGTTACGTGCCTCCGAGCCAAGTCGGTATGACAGGACTTGAGAATGCAGCAGAAGCACCAACAGAGGAGGAGACACAG TCTACTGACTCAGAAGATAACCTGGTGCAGGGGAGGAAGGCTTCTCTTTCTGATCTAACAAGCATCGGAGACATCAATGCGCTCTCTGTGCGACAGCTGAAGGAAATTCTTGCTCGCAACTTTGTCAACTACAAAGGCTGCTGTGAAAAGTGGGAGCTGCTAGAAAGGGTGACTCGTCTTTATAAAGAGAAAGACCTTCAACATCTAG TTGCTGACACTGATGATCAAAGTG GTGGTGCTGGGCTCCCTGGCACGGAGGACAACCTCTGCAAAATCTGCATGGACGCACCCATTGACTGTGTCCTGCTCGAGTGCGGCCACATGGTCACGTGCACCAAGTGTGGGAAGCGGATGAGCGAGTGCCCGATATGCAGGCAGTACGTCATCAGGGCTGTCCACGTCTTTAAGTCCTAA